In the genome of Actinomycetota bacterium, one region contains:
- a CDS encoding YlxR family protein: MTMTASRMCVGCRGREPQNLLIRVVCSDNHAVIDASQTASGRGAWLHPNPECFSTAIGRKAIARALRVPTSLDVTAVADFATSTLT; encoded by the coding sequence ATGACTATGACTGCATCTCGCATGTGCGTTGGCTGTCGGGGTCGCGAACCGCAGAATCTGCTGATTCGGGTAGTTTGCAGCGACAATCACGCGGTGATTGACGCCAGCCAGACCGCCTCAGGTCGGGGGGCATGGTTGCACCCTAATCCTGAATGTTTCAGCACTGCAATCGGGAGGAAAGCGATTGCTCGCGCATTGCGAGTACCAACTTCACTCGATGTCACCGCAGTAGCAGATTTTGCAACATCAACACTTACGTAA
- a CDS encoding translation initiation factor IF-2 translates to MRVWEIAQAADVESSEVISKLAEINEFVKSASSSVEPFVFKKLKAKFPELDVEVIPGAVKKAATKKAATKKAAEQPIEPSEAVVAEVTDEPVDSQPAAPTATPGAIPRPPAPRPGPRPGGPRPGNNPFSTGGARPGGPRPGNNPFSTGDGGARPGGPRPAGAGGPRPGGPRPGGPGGPGGPRTGGPGARTGDRPDRGGFAGPRPGAGTGGPGGAPSAGGPGGRPGRPGATGGRGNAAGAFGKSGSRPSKGRKSKRAKRQEFDNMVAPTIGGVTLPMGQGQVLRMPRGSSLTDFAEKIGTEPAALVQLLFKLGAMMTATQSVDEDTLALLGAELNYDVQVISPEDEDRELLESFDLEFGHEGDEDTLEIRPPVVTVMGHVDHGKTRLLDAIRQTNVIEREAGGITQHIGAYQIHHVHEGIDRAITFIDTPGHEAFTAMRARGAQVTDIAILVVAADDGVKPQTVEALNHAQAAGVPIVVAVNKIDKEGADPAKVRGQLTEYGLVPEEYGGDTMFVDVSAKSMLNIDELIDSVLLTADAGLDLRANPNQDAQGVAIEAHLDRGRGPVATVLVQRGTLTPGASIVVGDAYGRVRALLDEDGVAVESAGPARAVQVLGLTSVPGAGDSFLVVDEDRTARQIAQSRQARERNAELAKRRKRHTLDDVLRSLEKGEIAELKIIIKGDVSGSVEALEDALLALDIGDENVSLRVIHRGVGAITENDVTLAAASDALIIGFNVRPEGKTRELADREDVEIRFYNVIYSVIDDIESALKGMRKAEYEEIELGSAEIREVFRSSKFGNIAGCIVTDGLIKRKAKARLMRDGAIVHQELSVDTLRRFKDDATEVKEGFECGIGLGSFNDIKVGDVIVTYELREKKLD, encoded by the coding sequence ATTCGGGTCTGGGAAATCGCTCAGGCAGCAGATGTCGAGAGTAGCGAAGTCATCAGCAAACTCGCTGAAATTAATGAATTTGTTAAATCTGCATCATCATCAGTTGAACCTTTTGTCTTTAAGAAATTAAAAGCGAAGTTCCCTGAGTTAGATGTAGAAGTAATTCCAGGTGCAGTAAAAAAAGCTGCTACCAAAAAAGCTGCTACCAAGAAAGCAGCCGAACAGCCGATTGAACCTTCTGAAGCGGTTGTCGCAGAAGTCACTGACGAGCCCGTCGATTCACAGCCGGCAGCTCCCACAGCAACACCCGGCGCAATTCCAAGGCCGCCCGCACCACGTCCTGGCCCTCGCCCAGGCGGTCCCCGTCCTGGTAACAATCCATTTAGTACTGGCGGAGCTCGTCCAGGCGGCCCCCGTCCTGGTAACAATCCATTTAGTACTGGCGATGGTGGAGCTCGCCCAGGTGGTCCCCGTCCAGCTGGTGCTGGTGGCCCACGTCCAGGCGGTCCACGTCCTGGCGGCCCGGGGGGACCAGGCGGTCCACGCACTGGCGGACCAGGCGCCCGAACCGGTGATCGTCCAGATCGCGGTGGCTTCGCAGGCCCTCGTCCTGGCGCTGGCACTGGCGGACCTGGAGGTGCTCCAAGTGCTGGCGGTCCTGGTGGTCGCCCAGGGCGTCCTGGTGCTACCGGAGGTCGAGGCAATGCGGCCGGTGCTTTCGGTAAGTCTGGCAGTCGCCCCTCTAAAGGTCGTAAGTCAAAGCGCGCGAAGCGGCAAGAATTTGACAACATGGTCGCACCAACCATCGGTGGTGTAACTCTGCCAATGGGTCAAGGTCAGGTACTGCGGATGCCACGTGGCTCATCGCTAACCGACTTTGCGGAAAAGATTGGCACCGAACCGGCTGCATTGGTTCAGTTGCTTTTCAAACTCGGCGCAATGATGACGGCAACTCAATCAGTTGATGAAGACACTTTGGCTTTGCTCGGCGCCGAACTTAACTATGACGTTCAGGTTATTAGTCCCGAGGACGAAGATCGCGAACTCTTAGAATCCTTCGACCTGGAATTTGGCCATGAAGGCGACGAAGACACGCTGGAAATTCGTCCACCAGTTGTCACGGTCATGGGTCACGTTGATCATGGTAAAACTCGATTACTTGACGCAATTCGGCAGACCAACGTAATTGAGCGTGAAGCCGGTGGCATCACCCAGCACATTGGCGCTTATCAAATCCATCACGTACATGAAGGCATCGATCGGGCAATTACCTTCATCGATACCCCAGGTCACGAAGCGTTCACCGCTATGCGTGCTCGTGGTGCTCAGGTAACTGACATTGCCATTTTGGTTGTCGCTGCCGATGATGGTGTAAAGCCACAGACTGTTGAAGCACTCAATCACGCTCAGGCTGCTGGTGTTCCGATTGTTGTAGCTGTAAACAAGATCGATAAGGAAGGCGCTGACCCGGCAAAGGTTCGTGGTCAGTTAACTGAATACGGATTGGTTCCTGAAGAGTACGGTGGCGACACCATGTTTGTGGACGTATCTGCCAAGAGCATGCTCAACATTGATGAACTTATTGATTCAGTTTTACTTACGGCTGATGCTGGCCTTGATCTTCGGGCCAATCCAAACCAGGATGCCCAGGGTGTCGCCATCGAAGCACATCTAGATCGCGGTCGCGGACCAGTTGCAACCGTTCTGGTGCAGCGTGGAACTTTGACCCCGGGTGCCTCAATTGTTGTTGGCGATGCCTACGGTCGCGTTCGCGCACTGCTGGACGAAGATGGTGTCGCTGTTGAATCGGCTGGCCCGGCTCGAGCAGTTCAGGTGCTCGGACTTACTTCAGTTCCAGGCGCTGGCGATTCATTCCTAGTGGTTGATGAAGATAGAACTGCGCGCCAAATTGCTCAGTCGCGTCAGGCCCGCGAGCGCAACGCTGAGTTGGCCAAGCGTCGCAAGCGTCATACTCTAGATGACGTTCTGCGCAGTTTGGAAAAGGGCGAAATAGCCGAACTTAAGATCATTATTAAAGGTGACGTCTCCGGTTCGGTAGAAGCGCTGGAAGATGCACTACTCGCCCTTGATATTGGTGACGAGAATGTGTCATTGCGCGTAATCCACCGAGGCGTTGGTGCTATTACGGAAAACGACGTCACTCTTGCTGCCGCCTCAGACGCGCTCATCATCGGCTTCAACGTTCGACCAGAAGGCAAGACGCGAGAACTGGCCGATCGCGAAGATGTCGAAATCCGCTTCTACAACGTCATCTACTCAGTCATTGACGACATAGAGTCGGCGCTTAAAGGTATGCGCAAGGCAGAGTATGAAGAAATTGAGCTGGGTAGCGCTGAAATTCGTGAAG